A single genomic interval of Perca fluviatilis chromosome 19, GENO_Pfluv_1.0, whole genome shotgun sequence harbors:
- the lrrc18a gene encoding leucine-rich repeat-containing protein 18 has protein sequence MPKGKGAKGTKLTLKIAKKAIRMTPDGRRRLTLSNMGITIFPKCLLKLTNLDELDLSRNLIQKLPNNIGNFSSLRWLDLHSNKLESVPESIGNLVGLTHLNLSNNRLISAGLPSTLGLLSSLKTLYLGMNQLDTLPPAMMALDSLQELGLFDNLFINPPEFVKVLCNLTKVNMKRNPLSYVQGGGEGRQKEKSEPEENVYLVHESSLCRTCLKRCKEQRTGVPKGGRGGGGDGGGGDAFEEKRIRTYEGLIVPNSVATINQDVWRIRKMEHTNNQTASQK, from the coding sequence ATGCCCAAAGGGAAGGGAGCCAAAGGGACAAAGCTGACCCTCAAGATAGCCAAAAAGGCAATACGGATGACCCCAGATGGACGGCGCAGACTCACCCTTAGCAACATGGGTATAACCATTTTCCCAAAGTGTCTCCTAAAACTCACCAACCTGGACGAGTTGGACCTCAGCCGAAACCTGATACAGAAACTCCCAAATAACATTGGGAACTTCTCGTCACTGAGATGGCTGGATCTACACAGCAACAAGCTGGAGTCTGTGCCCGAGTCCATCGGCAACCTGGTGGGACTGACCCACCTCAACCTCTCAAACAACCGCCTAATCTCTGCAGGTTTACCCTCCACATTGGGCTTGCTCAGCAGTCTGAAGACTCTCTATCTGGGGATGAACCAGCTGGACACCCTGCCTCCCGCTATGATGGCTCTAGATAGTCTCCAAGAGTTAGGTCTGTTTGATAACCTCTTCATCAATCCACCAGAGTTTGTGAAAGTCCTATGCAACCTCACGAAGGTGAACATGAAACGGAATCCTCTATCGTATGTTCAGGGGGGTGGTGAGGGGAGGCAGAAGGAAAAATCTGAACCAGAGGAAAATGTGTACTTGGTCCATGAGAGCAGCCTGTGTAGGACATGCCTTAAGAGGTGTAAAGAGCAAAGGACAGGGGTTCctaaaggaggaagaggaggaggaggagatggtggtggtggtgacgCATTTGAAGAGAAAAGGATAAGGACTTACGAAGGACTGATAGTGCCAAACTCAGTGGCTACAATCAATCAAGATGTGTGGAGAATAAGAAAGATGGAGCACACAAATAACCAAACAGCATCGCAAAAGTAA